TCCTTGGTGAGTGAGTGCATGGAAGCCAGCAAACCAAACATCAACCGTTTCTATTCCCAGCAGACGAGCaaagggggggcgggggggggggggggggtacaaCAAACATAAGACAAAACGCGAGCGTTTCTGAACGAAAGGGCCATTCTGCAATGCGGATGCAACAACAGGGGGTATGCAGCGTGATCGTTTTACGTGTTTCGATACGCTGCATAACAAGTGCGTGTGGatttaaacaacaaacactatttatttgtaaaaaaaaacaaaataagaacAAAAACCTGAATCGCAATAGTGAGAGGTCGAAAATGTAgtagaaacgaagaaaaatatgagaaaatgcgaaataaaaacgtatatatatatatatatttggaACAGCGACGGCTACACAAACATACTTGGAAacaaatttaagaaaaaaaaaacaaaaaaaaacaagcatcaTTACTATAGTGTTGTACACATTAATTTGAAAAAGCTGAataaagttttggaaaaataaaaatacactCCTAGTCTGCATGTTCTTATGTACGAAGACTACATGGCATCGCTATGTTTCAACACTACAGTTCGATTCCTTCACTGTTTTCGTATTCCATCTCCGAAGCTAACCGTGGATGGGCTGGCTTCCAGTCTCGGCTAggtttcagcagcttcttcgCGCTCTGAAAtgtgattttttctttttagtaCGGTTCCGGTGACGTACTGACTGATAGATCTCTACCTGATGCATGAATGCGTCCGGGTGGCGCCGCACCTTTATGATGGCTACTAAAATGGCCAACGTAAATGGCGCAAGCGCTATGATCCATCCAATCAACTCGGCCCAATCGGGGTAAAGGTAACGGCCGTAGGCGATCGGTTTATACTGTAGCCAATTGAAGCATAGAATGAACTGGCAAAGAGGAAACGTGCAAAGAGgaattagtaaaaaaaaaaacagcaaaccgaTTAGTCGTTCTGGTGCCCTACCAACAGCGTGACAGGAGTGACGTATTTCCAGATGATCGTCCAGAAGCGGTGGAAGCAGGGGGACCGTTTCCCTATCATTTGCTCGATATTGTGAATGAACCGATCGGTACCGTAGATCCACCCAATCAGTGTGCACTCCGTGATGGCTATTAACAGTACGGACCAGTTTGCGGCATACTTATCGACCAGCTGGAACCAGTACATGCCACTCTGTGTGAACCAGAGAAGGAAGCGCAATTGAAATGAGTAAAAAATGAAGTATAATCGGAGTTGCTGTCGTTACGAACATTCGTCACAAACACGAGCCCCCCGAAATATCCAAGCAAGCTGACTGCGGAAACCACCGCCAGCTTACGGCGTCGCCACCTTGGAAACGTATCCAGGATCGCCGTAACGACCGTCTCCATGAGCGTAAACTGTGAATCGAGACCGAGGGTAAGCAAcatgaagaagaacaacacCGACCACAGGCGCGGCATCTGCAGCTTAGCGACTAGCTCCGGGAACACAACGAACGCCAGCCCGGCACCCTGGTCGATCACACTCGCCACGCTAGTATCCAGCTCGTGCGCCAGAAAGCCGATGATGGCAAAGATGACGAAACCGGCGAAGAAAGACGTGAGTATGTTGGAAATGGCGACAACGATCGCATCCCGGTAGCAGTTGTTATCGAAACGATTGTACGAAGCCAACGTGAGCAGACCACCCCAGGCGGGACTGAGGGCGAAAAAGATTTGCACGGCTGCGTCTCCCCAGATCTGGGCGGTTTGCAGTTTCTCCCAATCGGGACGCAGATAGTACATGATACCATCGTACGCTCCGGGTAGTGTGAGGCCACGGATGAACAGCATCGTCAGGACGACGTACGGGAAGAGGGCAGTGAAGTAGACGACCTTACCCGAGCTCTTCACTCCTCGGCATAGGCAAAGAAAGACAATGATCCAGGCGACCAGAAGGCACAGAGCTAACCGTTGATTGATCGTTCCCGTTATCTCAATACCCGGCGATATCTGGAGGAAGTAGTTCCTGCGAAACAGACAGACGATGAGAACCCGTTGTAACAAGATGGAGCTTAGTACTTACTTGAAAAACTCTTCCGCAGGTGGTTTCCGAGGCATTCGTTGTGTTAAATTCAGTGTGGCTACCTGTTCACTGGCGAAACACTTGGTCTTATAGTAGACACCCTTTCCGGCCTGACAgtcatcttcctcttcgtaGGAGAAACACCACTCACTGGCCCACTCATGCTGACAGCCTCTCCATGGCAGTGGCACCTCGAACGAGACCGCCATATAGTAGACGGTCCAGGCAATGATCACGTTGTAGTACAGCATAACGGTGCCAGCTATGAGGATCATCGCATAACCGAGCCCCTCAAACAGTGGAGCAATGCGTTTGAAGAGAATCGCTGGCCCTAGCCCTGCGTACTGGGCCAACGAGAGTTCCATAAACATCAGCGGAAGTCCCGCAATAACCAGCATAACGGCAAACGGAATCAGAAAGGCTCCTAGTGGGGTTGGGGACAATAGTAGATGGGGAATGGCATCGGTTGGAGATCGATTTCGGACTCAACCTACCTCCACCATTGCTGTAGCAAAGATAAGGAAACCGCCAAACGTTTCCCAGGCCCACCGAATATCCGAGCAGTGAGAGAAGGAAATCGTATCGCCCCGTCCATGATCCCCGTTTGGTCAGCACTTCGTCCTTCGTCGGTTCGGTGTAGGGATCGTACTCATCCAGTCCGGCTAGCTCTCTGCGTCGTTCGACACGTTTCAACCAACCATCGACCGTTAGTTTGGTGTTGCAGTCCTTGAAATTGGGAATAAACAGCAGAACCACATGGCGTGAGTACTAGAATAATGAAACTGCTGTAAAGGAGATTGCCTCACTTCGACATCAGCCCTAAGAGCACCACTTGCCATCTTATCGTTACACTTACTGATCGATCTTACAATCAGTTGACCAGTGAAGGAACTGACTACTGGCTTAAGATCGTAGGTGCCACAATGTAGCTAGGTGCTGCTTGCATGTGCATCGAATTGGAATAGGTGGCAGAGGTATGAGAATTTTCGCATATTTACCACACCGCTGAAGGTCACAGTACCTTGGGGTTACGGTCGTCGTTACACCGCTGTTTTCCATTGGTCATTGAAAATGATAATTGGTGTCCGGTCAGTATTAGTACTTCAACGATTACAATAAATGCTACTCAGCAATCGTACGCCGATGTGAACATCAATAGTATCCGTATTATTTTCGATATCATTAAATATTCTAAGGAGCAATGGTATTCCATGCAGGTAAATGACGAATTCCCGAACCGGAATCAAAGAAAAGGTTTAAAggaagatttgtttttcttacgACGGTTTTGCACGTGGTCAGGAATTCCGGAATTCCTGTCTGCAGCCCTCTGGTTTGAGCACACGCAACGGCTTTTTTTGAAGCTGCCGCAGTGAGGTGTGGGAGTTTTGGGCTCGACTCACAGCCCCtttaactcgactttttgtCGTTTTCTCCGACTTTTTGCCGTTTTCTCCGACTTTTTGCCGTTTACTCCGTCTTTGCCTTTTACTGCGACTTTACAAAAAACGTAGGACTGAAAATCTTCAGTGCCCTggcgggaataggcacctaaaattccacacaaaaagggggaaaattttcaacaaaaatcttaacgaagcggaaaatgggctacaaccctggaaagtgttgttttggtttgaagGTTAAAAAACGCGAGTTCTAAAATCGGCGCAAAAAGCGGCAAATTTTTAACATAATCAGCATTTTCAGCAATTAAAAAGCCGGAAAAGGGATTCTACGTCCTTTTACAAGCTCCGGGAAGCAATCAACCGTAGAGCACATAAATCTGAGATCCGGGAGTCTCGAAAGGAAACCATCGGAAACCGGCAAGTTTTAAGGTTCGTGATTCTGCAAGAAGTTGGTTGCactaacgatcgaattctccttTCAGTTTTCTTAACGGCAAGATCTCCTGCAATTAAGATTAAGGATAGCCTTTCTAGCTACCAAAGGGAACGAACAGATCGCACTTAACTGGTCCAACTCACATCCGGAACATCCTTATTGTACTTAGAAAATCCCCAAGAAAGCAAATATTGGCACATGTGGCTTTAGTTCTAACATAGCAGAGAGCATCCTCAGAGTAGGTTTTGAAGGCACAGGAAGCTGGATTCAACAGCTGTACTGTAGTAAATCCTCAGCGAAGCATAAGAGATTTGCCGCAGTTTGCTGTGCCGTGCGAAAAGATTTTCCAATACCGACATGTATCTTCCGGCTGGTTACGACGAttccgacgatgatgatgagttcaaCGAGTTTGGCTTCTTCTCGGAATGCCCAAAACCGGTATCTATAAAATCGGGTGCCagtttttgtgctttttattTGAAcgccttttgcttttcttctctttctggTAACCAgaaatcagcagcaccacgtgCCCCTCCCGTAAATTACGAACTGTTGCTGAATAATGCAGTATGCGATGGCGATTTGGAGGAGACGAAACGCATCCTGAACCTTGATAGCACCCTGCGTTCCGGGGGCTTGGTGGCCCAGGGATGGCCCATCATTTTCAGCGCGTGCTACGAGGCACATCGAGATATCGTAGAgtatctgctgctggtggaaaaggTAGATGTTAACCAGATGTTCGGCATGGAGACGGCACTGATGAAAGCCTGTGCATCACCGAAACCCACGGAGCTGGTGTATCCTATTGTACGGCTGTTGTTGGAATCGGGTGCAATTATCGATGTGCTGGATCGTTACGGTTGCACGCCACTCATGTTCGCCTGTCAGCAGGGTCACCTGCAGGTAGTGAAGGAAATAGTAGACGAATCTCCGCTTATAACGGTGGACCGGGACGGGAATACGGTACGTGATGGAGAAGctaagaaaaaaacgaactcCGCTAGCTGCTTGCTTTTAATTACTGCTTTCCCTCTGtaggctctctttctcgccgtGATCAATAATCACTACGAGATCGTCaaagtgctgctgcgtgccggAGCTCAGGCCAACATCGTGAATCGGGCCGGGTTTACGCCGAGACAATGTGCCATTCTTGCGGGCCATACGGAGCTGGCCGAACTGTTTCCAGCAGAAGAGGAACCGTACATAGTGGAGGCTAAATATCGCAACTACTCGGGCTATAAAGATCTGGTTGACAGTGGTCATCACTCGAGCATCGATGGACTTCTGTTTGGGATGAACAGTGAGGACATGCTTCACTTCTTCGCCAAGAAGGAGGTTGATTTGTTCGATTTCCTCACCATGACCGACGATCGGTTGCGCGAAGTTGGCATCAAGTTCCCGATTCAGCGCAAACGGATTCTACTCGGATTGTATGATCTTCATCAGCACCGTTGGTCAAAAACCAGTTTGAATCTCCAGCGAACAAAAACTTCCATTGAGTATGCTTTCACTTTTCAGCACATCAACTGCGGATTCTATATGTatccatttctctctttcttaacAGTATGTACGATACACTAGAGATGCTGGCTAATATCCATAAGCAGATAATTGTCCTGCACAGCACAATGGTGTATACGAAAGAGCTCGTGGGTCGCAGCCATAATCCCCAGAGTTTCGATGATGTCACGAAAGCTTCCAACCTTCGACAGGAACTAAAAGCCTTGCAGTCTACAGTGCGTGAGTTTCAGGCTCAACTGCTCGAGTATCATAAACTATCGGCTCCGAAGCCGATACTACACATAACCGCTAAATCGAACCAAACAATCCATTCCAAAAAACCATTGAAAGTATGTGCCTTTTTGGGTCTGCTAGGTTGTGTGGTATACTTGAAGCTCCGAAAGTAAAGATACTCCTACCAGTTCCTTCTTGTAAACGTTTGTGGCGTGCTTTATTTCAAAAAACCAAATATCTTCCGCTTGCCCTGTGCTGTGGAGTTTCGTTTTTCATCTTCCTTCATGGCGCTGGTCAGTGCGCTGTTCAACGATGAAGCGGCACTAGCGGCCAGATCGAAGCACTTCTGTAAAGTGTCCATGTGAATCGAGCCCTCGCCCGAGGTGCGAACTGTCGTGATGCTCTGTTTGCCTTCGGGACGACAAGAGACCCCCACCACAACACTGACCGCACTGCATTCTTCCTCCTCGGCCGACGGATCCACCACGCACTGTTCCCCGATCTTACACACCGTCACCA
This sequence is a window from Anopheles darlingi chromosome 3, idAnoDarlMG_H_01, whole genome shotgun sequence. Protein-coding genes within it:
- the LOC125957632 gene encoding ankyrin repeat, SAM and basic leucine zipper domain-containing protein 1, yielding MYLPAGYDDSDDDDEFNEFGFFSECPKPKSAAPRAPPVNYELLLNNAVCDGDLEETKRILNLDSTLRSGGLVAQGWPIIFSACYEAHRDIVEYLLLVEKVDVNQMFGMETALMKACASPKPTELVYPIVRLLLESGAIIDVLDRYGCTPLMFACQQGHLQVVKEIVDESPLITVDRDGNTALFLAVINNHYEIVKVLLRAGAQANIVNRAGFTPRQCAILAGHTELAELFPAEEEPYIVEAKYRNYSGYKDLVDSGHHSSIDGLLFGMNSEDMLHFFAKKEVDLFDFLTMTDDRLREVGIKFPIQRKRILLGLYDLHQHRWSKTSLNLQRTKTSIDMYDTLEMLANIHKQIIVLHSTMVYTKELVGRSHNPQSFDDVTKASNLRQELKALQSTVREFQAQLLEYHKLSAPKPILHITAKSNQTIHSKKPLKVCAFLGLLGCVVYLKLRK
- the LOC125954164 gene encoding sodium- and chloride-dependent glycine transporter 1-like, with the translated sequence MASGALRADVEDCNTKLTVDGWLKRVERRRELAGLDEYDPYTEPTKDEVLTKRGSWTGRYDFLLSLLGYSVGLGNVWRFPYLCYSNGGGAFLIPFAVMLVIAGLPLMFMELSLAQYAGLGPAILFKRIAPLFEGLGYAMILIAGTVMLYYNVIIAWTVYYMAVSFEVPLPWRGCQHEWASEWCFSYEEEDDCQAGKGVYYKTKCFASEQVATLNLTQRMPRKPPAEEFFKNYFLQISPGIEITGTINQRLALCLLVAWIIVFLCLCRGVKSSGKVVYFTALFPYVVLTMLFIRGLTLPGAYDGIMYYLRPDWEKLQTAQIWGDAAVQIFFALSPAWGGLLTLASYNRFDNNCYRDAIVVAISNILTSFFAGFVIFAIIGFLAHELDTSVASVIDQGAGLAFVVFPELVAKLQMPRLWSVLFFFMLLTLGLDSQFTLMETVVTAILDTFPRWRRRKLAVVSAVSLLGYFGGLVFVTNSGMYWFQLVDKYAANWSVLLIAITECTLIGWIYGTDRFIHNIEQMIGKRSPCFHRFWTIIWKYVTPVTLLFILCFNWLQYKPIAYGRYLYPDWAELIGWIIALAPFTLAILVAIIKVRRHPDAFMHQSAKKLLKPSRDWKPAHPRLASEMEYENSEGIEL